Below is a genomic region from Phycobacter azelaicus.
TATCGCGAGCTATTCCGCCGCCCGCGGTTGCAGAACAACGCGGAGACAATGGGCCTGGCGCGCTTGCTTTTTCCTGAACTTGTCGAGCAGGCGCGCCTGAAACAACCCGAGGCCCTACTGGAAGTCGGTCATGACGACGCGATTTGGGCAGATCTGCTGCACGCCGCTGTCGATATCGTGTTCCGGACCACCCTTGCCATTGCATTGCCGGAAACGCCGGTGGACGTCCGGCACTGGATATCCCCCCGCAGTGCCCTCTCGATGGTCGTTGAACCAGGATTGCCGCCGCAGGAGGTGAACGGCGTGAGGAACCCGACAACTTTTCCGGATGCACTCAATACGCGGTCGAACCTCACAAGGCTCGTCTATCGCCTCACAGGCGGAGACTGCGAAAGCAGGATCGACGCCGAACGCGCGGGTGCCGTTCTGACGGCAATCTGGGATACGTTGCGAAAAAGCAGGACGATCGTTCAGGCGGCCGCCGGCGCCTGGCGGCTGGCCATGACCAGAGCGTCGATTGCACCGGTCGAGACGTCCTATGAATGCCCGGTCACCCGGCGACTTCTGCCCTATGCCCCGGCTGGGATCTCAATGAACGCGGTGGGGGATCCGGAGACTTCGAGGGAAATCGTGATGCCCGAGTTGCCAGTTGGTGGACCGCAGGGCATTTCGACGTCCGAGCGCAAGAGTATCCGTACTTGGCTTGAGAGCGACGAACGTGTCGCAGCCTTGCGAATTCAAGGGCATTGGACAGGTCTTCACGACCGCACGGCCGAGTTCACGCCTTTCCTGCGAGCGCAGGAACATTCCGCGCAGATCGACCGATCCAGCTTACAGGGCTATGAAGAGGAATTCAGGCAAGGCCAAATTAACGTCCTGAACTGCTCGACCACGATGGAGATGGGCGTCGATATTCCCGATGTCGGCCTGGTCGTGAACACGAACGTTCCACCCTCACCTGCCAATTATCGCCAGCGTATCGGTCGGGCAGGACGCCGAGGCGAACCCTGGGCGATGGCCTTCACCTTTTGCAAGGACCTGCCGCTTGACAACATGATTTTCCGCGAACCTGCCCGCCTTCTGCAGGCGCAGGTTGCCGCGCCTCAGGTGCGGCTTGACTCTGCAACGCTTGTGCAACGGCACGTCAATGCGCTGTTACTGGGGCTGTTCCTGCGGGAAGGCGGCGGGATCAACGTCAAGAAAAATATGGCCTCGTTCATGGGGGCGACGCCCGATCCGGACGCGCCATTCATGCCCGATAGTGTCGCGGATGATTTCCTACTCGCGCTCAAGGGCGATTGGGGCGGCGGTGAGCCCGTGACCCGGGCAATAGACACGCTTGTGACTGGGACCTGCCTGGCCGGTCATAATGGGCTGGTCGCCCGGACGGAGGATAGTTTCGTCCGCATGCGTGATCATTGGCGCGACGAGTATGAACAGCTTTTGCAGGCACAGGCGGCCTATCCGGAAACCGAGCCGGCACACAGATTGTACCGTTTGCGCGCGAGACGCATGCGGGAAGAGTTCATGATGATGGAACTTGCCCGCCGCGGTTTCACCCCGTCTTATGGTTTCCCTGTCGATGTTGTCACCTTCGATCATGCCGGAAGGGACGGCGCAGAGGCTGGCCCAGCCCGTCAACTTGACATCGCTATCAGGGAATATTCGCCCGGAAGTGAAGTCGTGATCAACGGGCTGGTGCATCGCTCAGAGGGCGTCATGCCTACCTGGGGCAACAGGAACGACCCCAGCGCAGTCGAAGATCTTCGCACTCTTCTCTCTTGCCGAACCTGCGGCCACTTCGGCCTGACCCGGCAAAACGCAATGACGTGCCCGCGCTGCGCCGCGCCCGTGCAAAGGCAGGAACTGCTCCGGCCTTCCGGCTTCTTGGGCACCCGAAAACCGCACAGCGCCTATGAGCAGCTGGCATTTGTGGCCCCTGATCTGCCTCGCGTTTCTGCCTGCGCCGAGAACTGGATCTCCTTGCCCGACCCTGAAATTGGTCGGCACAGAACGGCACGAGAGGGGCATGTGCTCCTAACCGCGTCCGGCGAACACGGGTGCGGATACGCGATCTGCATTACTTGTGGCAGGGCCGCGGCCGAGACGGACGAGGCCAGCATGGTGATGCCGGGCGACATGCGCGATCATTTCCCGTTGCAGCGGCTTCGCGACAATCCGCGACACGATGGCAAATGTCCAGGCAATGACGAGGCGGCCCGCAAGATCCGGCGACGGGTCAAGCTCGGCACCGAATACACCACGGACGTCTTCGAACTGCAACTCGACGCCTTGGCGAACACCGAAGAGGGCCGCGCGCAGGCTGCCGCCATTGCTTCTGCCCTGCGCGAAGCGCTCGCGGCGCGCCTTGGTGTGGATGCCGAAACCATGGGCATAGCGGTCGCGCCCAGTCTGCGCCCGGACGAAGCGCGACGCAGCTCTGTTTTTCTGTATGACAAGGCGTCAGGAGGGTCCGGTTTCGCAAGTGAGGCCGACAAAGACTTCCCCGGTCTGCTGAAACGCGCGATGCGCCGCCTGGATTGTCCGGCAGACTGCGACAGCGGCTGCCCTGAATGCGTGCTGCGGCGCGACCTGCAATTCGGCGGCCCTATGGATCGCCGTGGCGCACTGAAACTATTACGGGACGAGATTCTGCCAAGGCTCGATTTGCCGGAAGCGATGCGCGTGTTCGGCCCGGAGACCCGGCCGGTCATGCAGCCGCTCGCGGACTGGCTGGGTCGGCAGTTGAACTCTGGAGCCATAGGCCGTCTGACGCTGTTCCTCACAGATCCACCATCGCGCTGGGACATCGCCGAATGGCCCGGCTTCAGGGTTGCCACGGAGGCGGCGCGCGCCGGCGTTCCGGTCACCATCGCATTTAAGAAGAGTGACATTCAATCACTGGATATGTCGCAGAAACTGGACCTCGTTCGGCTTGCCGCGCGGGGCGATGCGACTGTTCATGTCAGCGAAACCCTGCCCAAAATCGCCGGCGCATCAGTACTGGCTAACGCGACATTAAGCGGATCCGAAATCGCTGTCATGATCATGGATCCGGATGCTGCGCATGTGGACCGTAAATGGGGGTCTGTGGAGGCGAGTCCGTTGCTCTTCGGACCATACTCAGCCGCAACACTCTCTCCTGCGCTGTCGCTTCAGAAAGTTACCGTGTTCGGAGAGGGCAATTCCGCCCATAAGGACGTGATGACCGAACTCGATGGGCCCGTCTCACAGTTCGGCAACCGCTTCTGGAAAATCGTGCGTAACTTGCGTCCGCAAGCCTTCGGCGAAGGTCGGCGGATCGCACATGTAAGCTACAACGATCGCTATCTTCGAGGCCCGCTCACCGCGCGGTTGCTATTCGAAGCATGGCGCACCATGCCGCTGCGGGATGATCGAACGAAATTCGAAATCATCTCGGAGGCTACTGGCCAAGACGGACGGCCTGGGTATCTACTTTGGCATAACTGGGATAGCGACGCTGTTCGGCGTGAAATCTTGTCGGCAGTCTTCCCGAGCGCCGAAGTGAAACTTCGTGACAAGGCTGGTTGCGCCCATGCAAGATCATTCCGCCTAACCTTCGATGATGGGGCGGAAATCGCAGTTTTCCTTGATCAAGGATTTGGCGCATGGCGGGATTCGTCCCCACGCCCTACGCGCTTTCCTCATGATGAGGCTTCGTCGGAGCAAGCGAGGGCGCTTGTTGAGCTGCGTTTCAACGTGGCCCTTCAAGATGGTGGGCGATTCGCGTCCCCGATTTGGGTGCGATGGTAGTGTTCGCTGCGGACGTCATCGGTGGCTTCCTAAAGCTCCAAGCCGGGGACGGATTGGTGCAGCGGAAAGTGACAATTGAGCGAAGTCAAATGTCTAAACACTGACACAGACAGCGCGACCGAAATCTTACATGCGTTTGGTTTACGCTAAACCACTGTTAAGACCTGAGACCCGGTTGTGGCCACCCGCTGCGCGAGTTGAGGGCTG
It encodes:
- a CDS encoding DEAD/DEAH box helicase, translating into MKDNTTLHHSGYAEALARVNNRAADAVVGKGRVRSNALRKEISQRLHGEPGRPEAFVTDPGLEAARIWERASVCLDDLAGQLLEEDLVAALDREYVNDGRPNSRRWPRRGLDVAPYAHQLRAWETAEAGKSFMVTSGTGSGKTECFMIPLLNDLLRQHRPGQTGVQAIVLYPLNALIDSQKERLGAWMEPLADRLSYALYNRHLPETIPGPKRRGAEIRDRKTLRADPPSLLVTNVTMLEYMLMRAQDRDILKKSQGTLRWIVLDEAHSYVGAQAAEMALLLRRVREAFGVRPQDVRLAATSATIGEGDEARRTLQRFLADLAGLEQSQVEVIEGQERVPNLPPLGPDTALDPDDLPENSRALWASLASHPRLRDIRDRMRGVGIGLRDVAKVLGRDPDTPGETARVLRVMEAAAQAQDPETGIRFAPWRLHAFHRAQSGIWACIDPGCAKRGAALAEDDADWPFGQVYLTERENCDCGASVFELGACDECGTPWLIADVVSEGPHRILRQTQDQERDDEYILDVEPEDGDETPQAGTAVAERVLIGPAGSGAQEFLRLTDACLFERPKEGDRVLPVTLVEEAERGCCERSSHQSVIVRPQRFGAPFLMGNALPILLEASAPNPSDTPVPFNGRRLLSFTDSRQGTARFSAKLQQEAERTLTRAIIYHSVQQRSGDAEKAAKLREEIAGLRQVVASVPSLQSTIEEKQAELKAAEGGLKPVAWSEMVSRLAANEELRNFACPVWRNRPSKGDNTLAEDPTALAELFLYRELFRRPRLQNNAETMGLARLLFPELVEQARLKQPEALLEVGHDDAIWADLLHAAVDIVFRTTLAIALPETPVDVRHWISPRSALSMVVEPGLPPQEVNGVRNPTTFPDALNTRSNLTRLVYRLTGGDCESRIDAERAGAVLTAIWDTLRKSRTIVQAAAGAWRLAMTRASIAPVETSYECPVTRRLLPYAPAGISMNAVGDPETSREIVMPELPVGGPQGISTSERKSIRTWLESDERVAALRIQGHWTGLHDRTAEFTPFLRAQEHSAQIDRSSLQGYEEEFRQGQINVLNCSTTMEMGVDIPDVGLVVNTNVPPSPANYRQRIGRAGRRGEPWAMAFTFCKDLPLDNMIFREPARLLQAQVAAPQVRLDSATLVQRHVNALLLGLFLREGGGINVKKNMASFMGATPDPDAPFMPDSVADDFLLALKGDWGGGEPVTRAIDTLVTGTCLAGHNGLVARTEDSFVRMRDHWRDEYEQLLQAQAAYPETEPAHRLYRLRARRMREEFMMMELARRGFTPSYGFPVDVVTFDHAGRDGAEAGPARQLDIAIREYSPGSEVVINGLVHRSEGVMPTWGNRNDPSAVEDLRTLLSCRTCGHFGLTRQNAMTCPRCAAPVQRQELLRPSGFLGTRKPHSAYEQLAFVAPDLPRVSACAENWISLPDPEIGRHRTAREGHVLLTASGEHGCGYAICITCGRAAAETDEASMVMPGDMRDHFPLQRLRDNPRHDGKCPGNDEAARKIRRRVKLGTEYTTDVFELQLDALANTEEGRAQAAAIASALREALAARLGVDAETMGIAVAPSLRPDEARRSSVFLYDKASGGSGFASEADKDFPGLLKRAMRRLDCPADCDSGCPECVLRRDLQFGGPMDRRGALKLLRDEILPRLDLPEAMRVFGPETRPVMQPLADWLGRQLNSGAIGRLTLFLTDPPSRWDIAEWPGFRVATEAARAGVPVTIAFKKSDIQSLDMSQKLDLVRLAARGDATVHVSETLPKIAGASVLANATLSGSEIAVMIMDPDAAHVDRKWGSVEASPLLFGPYSAATLSPALSLQKVTVFGEGNSAHKDVMTELDGPVSQFGNRFWKIVRNLRPQAFGEGRRIAHVSYNDRYLRGPLTARLLFEAWRTMPLRDDRTKFEIISEATGQDGRPGYLLWHNWDSDAVRREILSAVFPSAEVKLRDKAGCAHARSFRLTFDDGAEIAVFLDQGFGAWRDSSPRPTRFPHDEASSEQARALVELRFNVALQDGGRFASPIWVRW